A stretch of DNA from Serinus canaria isolate serCan28SL12 chromosome 14, serCan2020, whole genome shotgun sequence:
cggagggttggatggggatggatggatggatggtaTGGAGGGATAGATGGACAGGGATagatggatccatggatggagagatggagggatggagggatggatccatggatggatgatggataGAGGGATGGATTGAGGGATGGAGAAGACTTGGCCCTTCTccttgtactgaggagcccagcactgctcagagctgctccatgggGAAGGACATTCCTGAAGGGTTGGGAAGCTGAACGGAGGGTGCAGGGTGGgggtgaggagggagctggaggccTGCAGAggtggtgacagagctgtgccagggttgGCACTGGGGTCTGAATTTGAGTGTGGGATGTGCAGAGGGATAACATTCCATGGGAATaaccctgctgcctgtgcagcagggTCTGTTTCTCATGGAAATTCAGTGCATTTccatgagaaacagaaaatcacCAGTATCTTTGGACATAGGAGACAGAACCAAAATTAAAACTTgatttggggagggggtgcctgcctggagcacacagcaggagcagcagggatgtgctgacCAGAGGGGGATTTCAGAAGTCCTTTCCTTCTTGTTTGTCCTTGCAGGTGATGAGGAATGAGGAGCtgacccaggagctgctcagcctggccaAGGGGAGCAACCTCCCCCCTGGCTTGGTCCATCAGtcctcccaggggctgggaagagggagagCAGCAAGACAGCTCCGCTCTGCTCGTGGGGGGAAGGTGAGGGACTCTCTGCCCTCCCACCAGCCACTCGGAGAACAGGGATCTACCAGGCCCCTTCTGCTCTCTCCCCAAAGCAGCCCGAGGATGCAGCTGCCTCTGAACacgagcagcaggagctggaaagaAAGGTGAGGGTGAAGGGGTGTGCTGCAGGatccctgggaagcagagggggaTTGATTCCAACTGTGGTtggcacctcctgctgctgactTGAGTTTTGTGGATCAGCTGATGCCTTGATtcatttaaaatcctttttttaaacCCTGCAGTTACAAAACGAGACAGAAATAACTCCAgatgtgcaggcagagctgaggagggcagaggTGATTCCCTGGGTCCGTGTCCTGGCAGGGGAACACAGACAGGAGCTTAGAAGCCAACAAATGCAGAGgagaattttttcccttctttctcacACTTGAGAAATCTGGGGGTGATGAAGCACCCAAAACTGAGAGCACAGAGATGgtccctgcctcctccccatCTGCAGCCCTTGCAGAACCAGCCTGGGCTCCGCCACCGGCTCCTGCTGGAATCTGACTCTCAACGTGAGCCTTTCCCTTGGGAGAGCGACACATGTGCCCCTCCAcgtgcccaggctggcagcagacagcactcctgccctgctgagggcacCAGCCCCTCCCAGTCACACCATTCTGGCCAGCATGGCACTGCTCAGCTGGACAAGGGCTCAGCTCGAGGCTCTCCTCACTTTGTCCTCTCTTCACTCAGCCTTCTGCCTCATCTTCCTCTTTGTTTGTCCCCCAGTTGCTTGGAAACCAGGATCACATAAAAGTGGAGCtggagaaactgaagaaaaggcacgatgagcagcagcagaagctggaggAGCGAGTGTGAGTGTCCCTCTGCTTGGCCAGGTGTTTGTGGGATGGCTCTGACccatggagcaggaggggaggcagcCTGCCTTTGCGGGGTACAGGGAAGGAATGAGGCCTAGAAGCAAAACCTGATGCTTTCAAGGCTCTTCAGAGCTGTCAAGTGAAAGTTGGTGGCGTTCAGGGACGCCTTGAAAATCACACACAGCAAACATGTGACATCCCAGAGATtaatccagcccagcccttaCACACAGAGTGGGTTTTCCATCACCTTGGAATGGGGTTAGTGTCCCAGGAaatgctgccccagcaggaatGCTACAGGACTCAACCCTCTGAACAGTGGAGAGTGTTCATCCTCAGTGGGGAGAGGTTTGGTGGTGCTGGTTTGCACACTTTTGgaggctggcagctgctgctgagagatTTCTGCCATTCCAAAgtgcttttcttccccaagCTGGCTGTGTTGGACCTATGGAGAAtcacagaaccccagaatgggttgggttggaagggaccccatCTCccttgccatggacagggacacctcccagtaTCCAAgatccaagccccatccagcctggccttgagcacttccagggatggagaaggagTTTGGGCCGTTCCAATAAGCCCAGTTTCCCGCTGTGTGTCCAGGCTGGcgctggggaaggagctgcaggaggcgAAGGGAGCGGTGCCGGCGGAGCCATCAGCGGTGAGCAGGGCTGCCCGCCCCACCCGCCCCCTCCCGGGCTGTCGGGGCTGCGCTGCCGTgactccagctgctccagctcctctccctctccagggaGTTTGTCACACCGAGGTTCTCCCGTGCAGCTTCCTCCTGCACGTGGTGGAAGTGCTGCTTGCAAAGCTGGTGGGAGGAATTTTGCTCACTGCTTTTCAGAAGGAGTTGGTGGAATCACCGGGGTGCGGGAAAGTAGCCGGGGAATAGGGGTTATAAATATTTCCAGTGGGTTCTTCTGAAAATCCAGGaccttcccagctccagtgaAGCCAAATATCTGGGAATGAAGACCCTCAGCTCTTCGGAAGtgtctcagctgcaggaggagcaggccagcaggatttctgtttgctgtgccaggtgctgctcGCGTCCCAGGGCcggctccaggagctggaggcagagaaCTCgcggctgcagctgcagctgaaggagctgaacGAGGAGTATCGCTGCCGGCTGGCACGGTGCCTCAGGGACCTGGCAGTGGGTACCCCCACCTGGGAGGGGCCACAGAGCCAGGGAATAGCCTCAGTGGGAAGGGATCCACAAAGATCatggatccagcccctggccctgcacagaccccccaacaatcccaccctgggcatccctgaaATCATTGCCCaagcactcctggagctctggcagcctcgggtctgtgcccattccctggggagtctgggcagtgccagcaccctgtGGGGGGAGaacctttcccaaaatccagcctgaccctgccctggcacagctccagctgttccctcagGTGTCTCCATACTGGCACCTTCCTCTTGTAGGCTGCAGCCAATAAATTAAAGTAAATACATAAAGAAAGGGTTTGTTTTAATCCCTGTAATCTGACCAAGAAAAGTCCCAGCAGAAGTTCACTGATAATTTTGTGTGGCCGTACAGGAAATCTGGATGGGGGAGCTGCCATAGAACCGTGgaatgggttggaagggactttaaagatcatccagtgccacccctgccatgggcagggacaccttccactagagcatgtgactccaagccctgtccagcctggccttgggcactgccagggatccagggacagccccagctgctctgggcaccctgtgccagggcctgcccaccctgccagggaacaattccttcccaataaCCCATCTAAGCCAGTGGGAAGCTGTTCCTCCTGGATTTCCCTCTCTGTGCATTTACAGAACTACACGGACAGCAAACCCAGCAGCGTGACAGGACCCAGCAAAGccccagctggccatgctgccaTGCAGAATTTTGTGGACAGCATGCTCAGGGACATCCAGGCCTCCTACAAGTGCCGGGAGGAGCAGCTGGCCCGGGCAGCCCGGGGCTACAGGAAACGCCTGAAGGACTTGGCCAAGAAGCACGAGGACCTGCTGATTGCCTATGGGTAAACCTCAGCCACCTCCTCCTCAGGGCCAGCTGGGAAAGCCCAAAGcagccaccccctgccctgggaggaggcaggcagggctcccAGGTGGAGCAGAGGATCTGGAATGCACACttatctccctgctcctggcaatCCGGCATcaagctgcctccagctgcacgTCAGGGTGCTCTGGACCCCATGGAGCTGCTTTGCACATATGTTCCTCCCACTTCAAATGCAGGGTGAGAGATTGATCCCACGGTGGATGGTGTGGAAAGGCAGAGGTACCACAAATAGCTCcacctcccagcccatccctgcagcgCTCTCAGCTCTCTTGGCAGCTTGGGCTGTGGGAAGCACAGAAATACTCATGGTAGAAAAGCCACAAATAGCTCTGGGACAAGCTCCCTTCAGAAACTCTCCCACTTTTCCTTTGCAGGTGGCCAGAACCAGCAGGTCCCGGTGAGTggcacccccaggagcagcagagctccgGTGGTGTCACCCAGCAGGGCGGGCAGGCACTGACCCTGTGCTGGTTGCAGGCTGCAACGGGAGCAGATCCGGtccctgggcagcagtgccatgggcTGTGGCCCTGCCGAGCTCCACCTGGCCAGCACAGACCCCGAGCTGCTGACAGACAGCTCCCGGGAGCTGAACCGCCTGCGGGGGCAGAAGGCAAAGCTggaggtgcagctgcaggagctgcagcaggtagggagggagctggggagagtTCCATGAGCCCCTCCTTAAGGTATTTGTAGGATTggttaggttggaaaagccctctcaGATCATCGAGGccaaccattcccccagcactgccaaggccaccacggagccgtgtccccaagtgccacatccgTGCTCCCCCTTGTCAGTAACATGTTtaatgaaaaatcctttcctcagggttttccctcctgagaagctgagaggcctcaggaacaaactgcaaaccaTGATTcgctgctgctgtgggatgcagcaggtgggtctgggattggtctcatctggttgtttgtaattaatggccaatcccagcccagctgtccagactgtctcagtcacagacaaacctttgacattcattccttttctattcttagcttccttctgatgaaatcctttcctctattcttttcgtatagttttaatataatatatataataaaataataaatcagccttctgaaacatggagtcaactttctcatctcttccctcatcctgggaccctgTGAACAGCACCACACTCCCTGAGGGtttgctgtgcctggggcacaggcaggggaCACAACAGCCACCTCCATGtgacagaatcatggaatcatgcaatggtttgggctggagggcccttaaagctcatcttctTCCACCCCTGTGCTGTGACTTCACGAAGGGGTGATCAATGCCACACTCAGGATTACTGTCCGTGGTATTTGCAGGGGTTTTTAGGATGAGGTGAGAAATGAGAATTCGATTCTGTGTTTTTTGAAGGTTGatgtattattttatgttattatattaaaaatactaatatatactatattatatatattattatatactAATATATActgtattatatatatactaatatatatgtatatactaTCTctattatattacattatattacattacattatattatactaATActgaaactatactaaagaatgcagaaagataaagagaaaaggtttaataaaaatgacaataaaaacttgtgactcaTCAGAGCTTCAACACggctggctgtgattggtcattaagttaaaacaattcacatgttggataaacaatcttTAGACTGCATTTCAGAGTAGTAAAGACAGGAGAAGgtgaggcttctcagcttcccaggagaaaatcctgggtgaggaggattttccagaaaatgtgacagtgacaccacctctgccatggcagggacaccttccactgtaCCAGatggctccaagccctgtccagcctggccttggacacttccagggatggggaaattTCCCCCACTGGGCAGATGTGGGTCTTGATTTGCACAGGatgcatttattttgaaattcagaGGGTGGGAGACCTGAAACCTTCAGACTGTACAAGCCGTGGTTTCCttgccatggcactgctggctgtgggagTGCTGGGAGACCTTGTGCCACTTCCAAGGGCACAGAAAAGAGGGATAATGCCTTTCTACATGTGCAGACggtgacaggacaaagggaatGGATTTAAACTAACAGAGTAgagatttaggttggatgtaaggaagaaattgttccctggcagggtgggcaggccctggcacagggtgcccagagcagctggggctgtccctggatccctggcagtgcccaaggccaggctgggcagagcttggagcagcctgagacagtgggaggtgtccctgccatgggatgggatcatcCTTAAAGCCCCTTCCGGCCTAACCCATTCATGGCAGGATTTCTCTGAGaggggcaggatttgggattgcAATGGGTTCATGCTCACAGGAATTCTGCTCTTCCTTTGCCTCCAGAAAAGCCTGAAAGGAgcctctgccctcccagcacctccagagcAGTAAGTGCTGTTTCTTTCTTGGGATATCTGCCATTCCAAATTCTCATGGATGTGTGCATTGAGGGATCTTGTTTGCCTGGCTGGAGGCAGcaacaggcagggaaagggaggtgctggccctgctctgggaagaagaggcagctgtcCCCTCTTCCTGCAGGAAGAGACTTGGTCACTGGGCCTTGATCCAAGAAAGCTCTTAAGCACATATTTGatttaataatgtttttagCCCCACTGACCTCTTTAAAAGCCAAAGTGAAGCACATGCCCAAGTGCTTTGGTGGGTCACAACCTGAGAAAGGCCTGTGAGACACCACCAATTTGGGATGGccctgtttttcctcctttccaggAGTTTGTCTGGAATCCTTTGGTGCCACTGTGCTGACACCTCCCTGGCTTCCTAACAAACCCTGAAATTGCTAAATTTGGATGGGTCTCTTCCCCCTGCTCTATTATCCTGCTAAAACTCAACCAGCTATAGCTGTGGAGGGGTGGaacaaagcacaggagaaacCTGAGCTGGGGTTTTTCAGCCCTCTAAAAGACGTGGTCACCTAGAAAACATGTCAGAAATTCCATTAGCTGGATGCCAGCACTGAGGAGCGGGTGAGTGCCAGAGTCCCCGGGCTCTGGAGGGGTGTCTTGAGCCTCAACCAGCCTCTGCCATGTGTTCCACACTGAAAATAGCAGTGGTCCGTGAGTAAATGCAGCAGTTGGGGCagacagcacaggagcagggcatGCAAAGTCCAGAACCTGAATTGCAGTGATGCATTTCGtcatttgggggttttttaaactGCCATGAGACCTCACACACTCCATATTCTGCTGGGTTAATCTGTGCTGTtacctggctgctccagctggagacGGGAGCCCCGGGGTTCCCGCAGCTCCAGTTCTCGGGAGCCCCGGTGCTCCCACAGGTCCAGTTCCCGGGAGCCCCGGTGATCCCGCATCCCCAGTTCCCGGTGTTCCCGCAGCCCCAATTCCCGGTGTTCCCTCAGCCCCAATTCCCGGTGCTCCCGCAGT
This window harbors:
- the CCDC78 gene encoding coiled-coil domain-containing protein 78, which produces MDLGIIAENESVQLEDRSQEMQQPGDPQEEMGKLAGSRTDFPARMVLSEEEKLKISKDLVDLQIETNRMKERYETENFQLRTMMQTLERRVQELEQGRAGLREERDSLRERLHSLESSRQELGEEFIILKSNYLALGRELDKEVMRNEELTQELLSLAKGSNLPPGLVHQSSQGLGRGRAARQLRSARGGKPEDAAASEHEQQELERKLLGNQDHIKVELEKLKKRHDEQQQKLEERVLALGKELQEAKGAVPAEPSAVLLASQGRLQELEAENSRLQLQLKELNEEYRCRLARCLRDLANYTDSKPSSVTGPSKAPAGHAAMQNFVDSMLRDIQASYKCREEQLARAARGYRKRLKDLAKKHEDLLIAYGCRLQREQIRSLGSSAMGCGPAELHLASTDPELLTDSSRELNRLRGQKAKLEVQLQELHTSRALETGAPGFPQLQFSGAPVLPQVQFPGAPVIPHPQFPVFPQPQFPVFPQPQFPVLPQSPFPVFPQSPFPVFPQPPFPLPLAFAKTGLDSEAPELCDLCGAVQGLDLVSGHDPHELLCRRQLDEEGWAEIRRKLREFTLNTQEELEQQRSQLLTRAVVAEEQVLELQGYIDQHLAR